A stretch of DNA from Perca fluviatilis chromosome 15, GENO_Pfluv_1.0, whole genome shotgun sequence:
GCAGAACGCAGGCAGACAGGAGAAGATTGAGCTGGTCTGTTCTAACCTGTCCTTGACCAACTGTAGAGGAAGGAGCCCAGGGACCAGAGTTGGAGAGTCATCTCACATGCAGATGGACTTCTCAGCTGCAGCTCAAGGTTTTAAAGACAAGCAAAATCAGTAGAATTAGAGGGAGAGGTCTACTTAAATTGTGTAGTGTTTTATTGGTAGAGTATTTGTAGGATAAGGTCACCATTAAAGATTCACTGTTTTTAAGAAAGCGACAGTATTTCCTTGAAGTTTAAGTCCCCATCAGGGGGTCTGTAACAGTGATCACTACAGTCAGTCAGTGCTTTAAATGTGGACAAGCATCCATGGTTGTGAAGCTAGCTATCGTTTCTTGTGGTGGTTGCTGCTCAGTCCCATGACTCTGAAGGTGCAGCTGGCAATCTTCTCATAGAGAAGGAACATGAGTGCAGCAGTCAGCACCGTCTGCAGCAGCTTGGCCTCCAGGCCTTTAAAAAGACCCAACATGCCATACTTCCTATAGAAGGAAACCAggataaaaacagaaagaaacctTTTAATTATGAACATGTCAAAGAGTAGAAGTCTTATTAACATGCAGAATGTGTTTTGCATATATCATTCTGCATACACAAAAGCCAGAGAAAGAGCTGCATTATTATGGACATAATTATTAATcaaatggttaaaaaaacatatgttAAAGTGtaactcctgtttttttttcaacctggaccctattttcctatgtttttgtgtctaagtcactgatgggaacaacaatctttgacattggtccagtattaagcaagatcgctgcagtcggcagcggcaaaattactttttatttacatggattCTGGTGGATTTAGCTAACGCAATTTTGAGGATGCTTTTATGTTTaaactctttaacagaaaggtcgacctccttagaaatcctttccataatgttgtcagacactgtgaatattaatctgagcctgtcggcagcaaaacaagcacttttgtgaaggtaaatgcaagcgggacaattgccctattaacttacgttgtagcttgtttcgccgctgccgactgcagcgatcttgcttaatactggaccaatttcaaagattgttgttcccatcagtcacttagacacaaaaacataggaaaatagggtccacaCTCCAGGTTGAAAACAAACGGGAGTTACCCTTTAAGACTGCAGCAAACAAATGACTGTCCAGTTATTTGCAAGTGATTAGGAGACCATGTTTTCAGGCATTGTTTACTTGCATATGATAACATGTGGTGCAGCCTTTCAAATAAAGACCCTAATAGCAAGTTGTAGGTCAGATGAATAAAGGCTGCTCTCTAGGTCCTCATGGCGTCATGGCATATTCTTTTCAAGTCATGCTGACAAAACATGTTCTATGTTACTGTGTCATTTGGACTGTTTGAAATCGAGAGATATACTCAGCTATGAATGGTAGAAAATGAATGGTTTCATTTGTTCGTTGTCATCCGAGAAATGTATTATGAAATGCAATCTATAAGATGCAATCTTATAGATAGCATTTTATAATGAATTCCTGGTAATTCAACTGTCACAAGTGCTCCAAGTCAAATGTATGCTTCATCTTTGCATTAAACTTTATCTAAATAAAAGGAACTTAAATTGAGCCATAAGCATGGACAAAATTAAATCTGCAACCTTATGAAAACCTTAACatgtaatttgtgtgtgtgcgtgcgtgggtggtaatggcgcagtggatatgacacattccTTAGGTGTGGGGGttctgggtttgattcccactgcgatacatcaaccaatgtgtccctgagcaagacacttaaaggacaattccggcacaaaatgaacctaggggttaataacacatgtgtaccgagttgaacactctctgggatctgttttcatgctaatcgaatgtgtcttgGATAACAGTCATGAGCGGTCGAATCACGAATGCTGTGTTTGAGCTAtattactggttactggttgcacggcgttcgttgttcaactggtcatgactgttatcCAAGATGGCCGctgcatgtaaacattaacgctactgtctttataatctatctttgtaataaactgtctgtacacttacagagttctcaatgcttcggtttacatgtagggaccctcattatgctaccgtttaagtgtggtgctattttgagccttgttagtggtgtagaaatagtgatttaccctgtgccccgaaagctagcgttagcagctaagcCCCAGTTTGTGGTAGCTAGTttcaagctacagacacatttaattagcatgaaaacatcgCAACTGTaggtcactttggataaaagcgttgtttaaatgacatgtaatgtaatttgcGTGCGTGCATACCCACCTCACTCTGTTGACCAATAGGCACTTGATAGTCCTTAGACTGGACAGTAGTTTTGACTCGTCCGTTGACTCGTTGAACTGACCAAACTGtagtgatttaaaaacaaaagcaaatatATGTGGTCTTAAAGCTCCAATGTGtagaatgtgtatgtgtgattatAGCCTTATCAACTATTCTGATGGATTTATATGTAGAAAAATGAGAAAACTCTGTGAGGAGGGTTTTAATTATACATTTACATCAACCAGGTATCTCATTTTGCATGTGTAAACAAAACCCCCAGGctttagacatactgtacacacaaaaCCTACCCTGAGAATGGACTGTATAGTCTGCAGTGGGTAGGTAACAGTGGTGGCAACAGCTTTGGCAACAGCGCCGATGATGAAGACCTCAACAGATGACAGCTTGGGGGGAACGAAGAAAACTTGTCACGATTTTGTGCAATTTTTCATAATAGTGGTAGTCAAAAAGGTCTGAGGAGTATGCTTGTCTAGAGGATTTACAGGGTTTAAATGTCCACACTAACTGGTGAGGTGGGTGAGTGAGTGCAAGTGCTGCAGCCACTAGGCACATAGCACTGGTCACACCTGCAGCCCATCAGTAAATCAGGGAAGGCATTAACTGAGCCAGCTCAAGCCCGCGCAGGAAGAACGAGTTGGGAacaaagaaccaagcaggcaaCACCGCTGTGGCTTTTCATCAAGCGCCTGGGAAGGAGACATCGGCCGGGAAAATGGACTGACCTCTCTCTCGGCTCAAAACCCCCACAGGACAGGCTGTTTTAAGGGAAGACTACGAGAAGGCCAACGGACTCCGGAACGGGAAGAATCCTAAGGTAAAGTTTGACCCACTACCCTTcgaattatttattaaaaagacattttatggtTAAAGCTAACTGTCTCTGAGTATCCTATTTCTATTGTGAATCTGGTCTCCAAGTCCCCTGGCTTGCCACAGCACACAAGTTCAGCCTAAGCATCTGATTCGACAGTCTCTCGCCTCTGCTGAAGGCACACAAAAATCATGTGACCAGAATTACTGCATATCGAGTGCCTACTCATCCAGAAGATGGATGACCTGGCGAAACTTCCCTCCTTCACTTTTCCATGGGTTAATTACAAGTGCATATGTGTGCATATTTACTTTATTACCATGATATGGCACTTCTGTTTACCTGTAATattactgtattattattattattattattattattattattattattattataacaaattATATTCAGGGTATTCAGCGACAGTGTATTTTTGAATATTCTAATCCTTTTGtaaacatattttgggctttataaatagttttatattttatgtttcaTTTTCCAGTAATGTTCAAAACATGCTCTCATTCTATATACTGTTACTGACATTTTTAtcataattgtaaaaaaaaatgtcactgctctttcataacatttgaggGATCACTGCCAacaatatttttgttattgtgtttgtgcaaGAAAATTGTATTGTTATtctatatagatttttttttattaatttaaagctGTGCTCGACGATGCActcaaaagaaaatgaaatgccAATGCAAATAAGTTGttattaaacaacaaaaatgtaaaatctcTTATAAAAATTATGCGATGGATAATTAAAAAACATCTTCAATTCAAATTGTCCAACTTTGTTCCTCATATATCTCTGATCTTTTTAAAGTACAGCTCTGATTTCAGCACTGATCTTTCTCCTAAATTGCTCCTCATCTCTCTCACCTCCCTGGGAACTCCTCTCCTCAGCTGCCTCTTCAGGGCTTCGTAAATCATGAACTGGATGGCGGGGTTCAGCACCAGCAGCAGGGACGTTAAGGTCCCGTTCCACAGTGCTCCTCCACCCTCGCGACGGATGATCTGCGCAAATGCATCTGCGAAAAACAAGGGCAAATCAACCATTAATACataaacaaaatacagaaagagAGGTCTTAATCAAAAAGCATCCAGGTATGGCACTAAATGTTAAGTACTGTATGTGGTGATTAATACTGAATGAGAGTATATTATAAGAACATATAAGCATTATCAGACGTTAACCATTTACCCAGAATGCCAGAGTAGTTGGTGGGCCGTATGTCTGCATTGCGAAACTTGGAACCCTGAAGCTTCAGCCTGGTGTTGACCACCCACAAAGGAGTGGTCAGCAGTACGTTAACAACACCTAGAGACAAGATGAAAATAAAGTCATCAAGAAATGGATGTGGACTCAAATCTGAAATTGGATGGACTTTCTTGTCCTGAGTCACTAAAACAAGGCTTTtatgattcaattcaattttatttatagtatcaaatcataacaagaattatctcaagacactttacagatagagtaggtctagaccacactctataatttacaaagacccaactatCCCAgtaagagcaagcatttagtgtgacagtggcgaggaaaaactcccttttaggaagaaacctcagacagacccaggctcttggtaggcggtgtctgacggtgccggttgggggtgtgatgaacagtggcaataatagtcaaaataaagataaaaataatgATGAACATGACCCTCTTACCTGCAACAATGCCTATGATTAAGTCAGTGCTTGGAGCCGACTGCTTTCCCTTCAGCCAGCTAGCCTTGAGGCCGTGGAAGCAGTAGAAGTAGACAAAGTTGGAGCAGCACAGGCTGCAAATGACCGGGAACCAGCCTCTGTATGGAGCTAGTCTGCAGAGCAAGCACAGGAACATGTCCTACTATTGCTTTTCTTTGCACCTTTTTCGAGTCAGCTGGAAATGTGAGAGGTGCttgtgatgtgtgtttgtgttcgtatATTTTTACATATCTGAACTGAGCTAGAATCAAGAATTTACTGGCGAGCAACTACATCAAATCAGGTCTTATAACATTTTTACTCACAGTCCTTCCTCTTTGACAATTTCTGCCAGAATGGCTGGAGTTGATTGGGCCTTCCTATTTTCATCCActgaacacaaacaaaagacaacTAGGTTTGAGTAACTACATTACATTAACAACTATATTAAATGCAAATGTCTTACCCTGTAGCCTCAGTCTGGCAGTATCAAGAGGGAAGAACACTGTCATGGCAGTCACACTTCCCTGAAACAGGCTACAATCAGTTTTCAGGGAAGAGACAATTCAATATGGAAGAAATcttacaccagactccattgagAAATCTAATAATTTAAGTATGTATAGCACAAAACACGCACTAACATcgaatgtactgtattttctgAATTATCATAAAACACTATTCAATTCGTTAAATGTATT
This window harbors:
- the slc25a17 gene encoding peroxisomal membrane protein PMP34, encoding MSFSVFSYESLVHAVSGAVGSVTAMTVFFPLDTARLRLQVDENRKAQSTPAILAEIVKEEGLLAPYRGWFPVICSLCCSNFVYFYCFHGLKASWLKGKQSAPSTDLIIGIVAGVVNVLLTTPLWVVNTRLKLQGSKFRNADIRPTNYSGILDAFAQIIRREGGGALWNGTLTSLLLVLNPAIQFMIYEALKRQLRRGVPRELSSVEVFIIGAVAKAVATTVTYPLQTIQSILRFGQFNESTDESKLLSSLRTIKCLLVNRVRKYGMLGLFKGLEAKLLQTVLTAALMFLLYEKIASCTFRVMGLSSNHHKKR